One window of Pectobacterium carotovorum genomic DNA carries:
- a CDS encoding DeoR/GlpR transcriptional regulator, producing MIPVERHQQILALIAERGAVSINELTERLGVSHMTVRRDVQKLEQDGLLLSVSGGVRSPERLAIEPSHQDKSVMFSQQKEAIGKLAAQHIPFNSCIYLDAGTTTLSLARELAERDDLLIVTNDFVIAAFLIESSQCRMIHTGGTLCRENRSCIGEAVAQALRNLFIDIAFISASSWSLRGLSTPNEDKVVVKRAAVDASSKCVLLCDTSKYGRIATHLATPLNVFDSIITDDGLPAAAKDALGKMGVEVLVAG from the coding sequence GTGATTCCAGTAGAACGTCATCAACAGATTCTGGCGCTCATCGCCGAGCGCGGCGCGGTAAGCATTAACGAACTGACCGAGCGGTTGGGCGTGTCGCATATGACGGTACGGCGTGATGTGCAAAAGCTGGAGCAGGATGGCCTGCTGCTGAGCGTTTCCGGTGGCGTGCGTTCGCCTGAACGGCTGGCGATTGAGCCGTCGCATCAGGATAAATCGGTGATGTTCAGCCAGCAGAAAGAGGCGATTGGCAAGCTGGCGGCGCAGCATATCCCGTTCAATAGCTGCATTTATCTGGATGCGGGCACCACGACGCTATCGCTGGCGCGTGAACTGGCCGAGCGCGACGATCTGCTGATTGTCACTAACGATTTTGTTATCGCTGCCTTTCTGATTGAGTCCAGCCAGTGCCGCATGATCCATACGGGCGGCACGCTGTGTCGGGAGAACCGATCCTGCATTGGTGAAGCTGTCGCTCAGGCGCTGCGCAATCTGTTCATCGACATCGCCTTTATCTCCGCCTCTTCGTGGAGCCTGCGCGGGCTGTCCACGCCGAATGAAGACAAAGTCGTGGTGAAACGCGCGGCGGTCGACGCCAGCAGCAAGTGCGTCCTACTGTGCGACACCTCAAAATACGGCCGCATCGCCACCCATCTCGCCACGCCCCTCAACGTATTTGACAGCATCATCACTGACGACGGCCTACCCGCCGCCGCCAAAGACGCGCTAGGTAAAATGGGGGTTGAGGTGCTGGTGGCAGGGTGA
- a CDS encoding NAD(P)-dependent oxidoreductase has product MKKTSDYAVAVIGLGSMGFGAAASCINAGLTTYGVDINPQALERLRQAGAAQTDTRIDAFADKLDAVVLLVVNAAQVNGILFGEPQVAAKLKPGTVVMVSSTISAQDAKNIEQRLAEHQLIMLDAPVSGGAVKAAAGDMTVMASGSDLAFEKLKPVLDAVAGKVYRIGEEIGLGATVKIIHQLLAGVHIAAGAEAMALAARADIPLDIMYDVVTNAAGNSWMFENRMRHVVDGDYTPKSAVDIFVKDLGLVTDTAKSLHFPLPLASTAFNMFTAASNAGFGKEDDSAVIKIFNGITLPEKKEAP; this is encoded by the coding sequence ATGAAAAAGACTTCTGATTATGCTGTCGCCGTTATCGGTCTGGGTTCCATGGGCTTTGGCGCTGCGGCGTCCTGCATCAACGCCGGCCTGACGACATACGGTGTCGATATCAATCCGCAGGCGCTGGAACGCTTACGTCAGGCGGGTGCGGCGCAGACCGACACGCGTATTGATGCCTTCGCTGACAAGCTGGATGCCGTCGTGCTGCTGGTGGTGAATGCCGCACAGGTGAATGGGATTCTGTTCGGTGAGCCGCAGGTCGCAGCGAAACTCAAGCCCGGCACCGTAGTCATGGTGTCTTCCACGATCTCCGCGCAGGATGCCAAAAATATCGAGCAGCGTCTGGCTGAGCATCAGCTCATCATGCTGGATGCACCGGTATCTGGCGGTGCGGTGAAAGCCGCTGCTGGCGACATGACGGTAATGGCATCCGGCTCCGATCTGGCTTTTGAGAAACTGAAACCGGTGCTCGACGCCGTCGCAGGCAAGGTCTACCGCATCGGTGAAGAGATCGGGCTAGGTGCGACCGTTAAAATCATCCACCAGCTGTTGGCCGGCGTACACATCGCCGCTGGTGCAGAAGCGATGGCGTTGGCCGCTCGCGCCGATATCCCGCTGGATATCATGTACGACGTGGTGACCAATGCCGCCGGCAATTCCTGGATGTTTGAGAACCGCATGCGCCATGTAGTGGACGGCGACTACACGCCAAAATCCGCCGTTGATATCTTCGTCAAAGATCTGGGGCTGGTCACCGACACCGCTAAATCGCTCCATTTCCCGCTGCCGCTGGCCTCCACCGCGTTCAACATGTTTACCGCCGCCAGCAACGCCGGATTCGGTAAAGAAGACGACAGCGCGGTCATCAAGATTTTTAACGGCATTACGCTGCCGGAAAAGAAGGAGGCGCCATGA
- a CDS encoding four-carbon acid sugar kinase family protein — protein sequence MIKLGVIADDFTGATDIASFLVNNGLPTVQLNGVPPSDFKVETQAVVISLKSRSCPAEQAVADSLKALAWLQQQGCQQFYFKYCSTFDSTAKGNIGPVTDALLEQLGETQTIISPALPVNGRTVYQGHLFVMDQLLSESGMRHHPVTPMTDSNLMRVMEQQAAGRCGLVPYAVMDQGAEAVKQRLAQLKEQGVRYVVLDTLNEQHLLTQGEALRDMKLVTGGSGLAIGLARQWAESAAQTGSATDAGKPQSGAGVVLSGSCSVMTNKQVAHYLKQAASRAIDVARCLESNDAQPAYVQELADWVKAHRDDTLAPLLYATSSPDELAQIQQRWGAEASSQAVEKLFAAVARQLQQDGFQRFIIAGGETSSIVVQTLGIRAFHIGPSISPGVPWVRSTNHPLSLALKSGNFGDEDFFARAQKEFAA from the coding sequence ATGATCAAGCTAGGTGTGATTGCCGACGATTTTACCGGTGCCACGGATATCGCCAGCTTTCTGGTGAACAACGGGCTGCCGACCGTGCAGCTCAACGGTGTACCGCCGTCCGATTTTAAGGTTGAGACGCAGGCTGTAGTCATTAGTCTGAAATCGCGCTCCTGTCCGGCAGAACAGGCGGTAGCGGATTCCCTCAAAGCGCTGGCGTGGCTACAACAACAGGGCTGCCAGCAGTTCTACTTTAAGTATTGCTCCACCTTCGACAGCACCGCAAAAGGCAACATCGGCCCGGTGACCGATGCACTGTTGGAACAGCTTGGCGAAACGCAAACCATCATCTCTCCGGCGCTGCCGGTGAACGGCAGAACCGTCTATCAGGGCCACCTGTTCGTGATGGATCAGCTGCTGTCCGAATCTGGAATGCGTCACCACCCCGTAACGCCAATGACGGACAGCAACCTGATGCGCGTCATGGAGCAGCAGGCTGCTGGGCGCTGCGGGCTGGTGCCGTATGCCGTGATGGATCAGGGGGCAGAGGCCGTCAAACAGCGTCTGGCGCAGTTGAAAGAACAGGGCGTTCGCTATGTGGTGCTGGATACGCTAAACGAACAGCACCTGCTGACGCAGGGCGAGGCACTGCGCGACATGAAGCTGGTCACCGGTGGCTCCGGCCTGGCGATTGGGCTGGCGCGCCAGTGGGCAGAATCTGCGGCACAAACCGGTTCCGCAACCGACGCAGGCAAGCCGCAGTCCGGCGCAGGCGTTGTGCTGTCCGGTTCCTGTTCGGTGATGACCAACAAGCAGGTCGCCCACTACCTGAAACAGGCGGCGAGTCGCGCGATTGACGTCGCACGCTGCTTAGAGAGCAATGACGCTCAGCCAGCCTACGTTCAGGAACTGGCCGACTGGGTGAAGGCACACCGTGACGACACACTCGCACCGCTGCTGTACGCCACCTCATCACCCGATGAACTGGCGCAAATTCAGCAGCGCTGGGGCGCGGAAGCCAGCAGCCAGGCGGTGGAGAAATTGTTTGCCGCCGTTGCCCGCCAGCTTCAGCAAGACGGTTTCCAGCGCTTCATTATCGCGGGCGGTGAAACCTCCAGCATCGTGGTACAGACGCTGGGCATCCGCGCGTTCCATATCGGGCCGTCTATTTCTCCCGGCGTGCCGTGGGTGCGATCCACCAATCATCCACTCTCGCTGGCGTTGAAATCCGGCAATTTCGGTGATGAAGACTTTTTTGCCCGCGCCCAAAAGGAGTTTGCCGCATGA
- a CDS encoding aldolase yields MSEKHHSADAALNSEQHARAEMVKLGASFFQRGYATGSAGNLSLLLDDGTLLATPTGSCLGELDAERLSKVSLSGEWISGDKPSKEVSFHLSIYRNDPDCKAIVHLHSTYLTALSCLEGLDTQDAIKPFTPYVVMRVGKVPVVPYYRPGDARLGEDLAKLASRYKAFLLANHGPVVTGKDLRAAADNMEELEETAKLIFILGDRKIRYLTADDIAELS; encoded by the coding sequence ATGAGTGAAAAACACCACAGCGCCGACGCTGCGCTAAACAGCGAGCAACACGCACGCGCGGAAATGGTCAAACTAGGCGCGTCCTTTTTCCAGCGCGGCTACGCCACCGGTTCGGCAGGCAACCTGTCTCTGCTACTGGATGACGGCACGCTGCTGGCAACGCCGACCGGCTCCTGCCTCGGCGAACTGGATGCCGAGCGGCTGTCCAAAGTCAGCCTGAGCGGCGAATGGATCTCCGGGGATAAGCCGTCGAAAGAGGTCAGCTTTCACCTATCGATTTACCGTAACGACCCAGACTGTAAGGCGATCGTTCACCTGCACAGTACCTACCTGACGGCGCTCTCGTGTCTGGAAGGGTTGGACACGCAGGATGCCATCAAGCCGTTCACGCCCTATGTGGTGATGCGCGTCGGTAAAGTACCCGTCGTCCCTTATTACCGCCCCGGCGATGCGCGACTCGGTGAAGATCTGGCGAAGCTGGCTTCGCGTTACAAGGCGTTCTTATTGGCTAACCACGGCCCCGTCGTCACTGGCAAAGATCTACGTGCAGCGGCGGACAACATGGAAGAGCTGGAAGAAACCGCCAAGCTGATTTTTATTCTCGGTGACCGAAAAATTCGCTACCTCACCGCTGACGATATTGCAGAGCTCTCTTGA
- a CDS encoding hydroxypyruvate isomerase family protein — MPKFAANLSMLFTDVPFLDRFKAAADAGFTSVEYLFPYEYPAPLLAEKLRENGLKQVLFNTAPGNIAVGEWGVSALPDRVEDARRDIDNALEYALALNCPSVLVMGGVVPPGEDRAAYQQTFIDNLRYAADKFAPHGINIMIEALSAKVKPNYLFASQYQALELANLIDRPNVYIQLDFFHAQIVDGNLTQIIHDLAGRIGHIQIASVPARHEPDEGEINYPFIFAELDRVNYSGWVGCEYNPRGKTEDGLGWAKSYLKK, encoded by the coding sequence ATGCCTAAGTTTGCTGCCAATCTTTCTATGCTGTTTACCGACGTACCGTTTCTCGATCGTTTTAAAGCCGCTGCCGATGCGGGTTTCACCTCGGTCGAGTACCTGTTTCCTTATGAATATCCGGCACCGCTGCTGGCGGAAAAGCTGCGGGAAAATGGCCTGAAGCAGGTGTTGTTCAATACCGCGCCCGGCAATATTGCGGTGGGTGAATGGGGCGTTTCTGCCCTGCCCGACCGTGTTGAAGATGCCCGCCGGGATATCGATAACGCTCTGGAATATGCGCTGGCGCTCAACTGTCCTTCGGTGCTGGTGATGGGGGGCGTCGTGCCGCCCGGTGAAGACCGTGCCGCCTATCAGCAAACTTTCATCGATAACCTGCGCTACGCCGCCGATAAGTTTGCACCACACGGCATCAACATCATGATTGAGGCGCTGAGCGCGAAGGTGAAGCCGAATTACTTGTTCGCCAGTCAATATCAGGCGCTGGAATTAGCCAATCTGATCGACAGGCCGAACGTTTATATCCAGCTGGATTTCTTCCACGCACAAATTGTCGATGGCAACCTGACGCAAATTATTCACGATTTGGCTGGCCGCATCGGACATATTCAAATTGCTTCGGTTCCTGCGCGACATGAACCCGATGAAGGGGAAATTAATTATCCGTTCATCTTTGCCGAATTGGATCGCGTGAATTATTCCGGCTGGGTTGGCTGTGAATATAACCCACGCGGCAAAACCGAAGACGGGTTGGGATGGGCTAAATCCTATCTGAAGAAATAA
- a CDS encoding GntP family transporter, producing the protein MATSLLLCIAIAGVLLLLLMVIKFKIQPFVALLVVSLLVALATGIPTGEVMKVITSGMGGILGSVAIIIGLGAMLGRMIEVSGGAESLAHRFAQLMGPGLMVAALTIAAFILGIPVFFDVGFIILAPIIYGFAKVAKVSPIKFGLPVAGVMLTVHVALPPHPGPVAAAGLLNADIGWLTIIGLLVSIPVGIISYWAAKAMNRRKYALSVEVLEQLQLAKPEDTTPNTAPVSAPSAGLIAALIAIPIAIIMLGTVSATILPAGHPVRNVMSLVGSPAVALLIALALAFWLIALRRGWSLEKASGVMGDAMPAAAMVIMVTGAGGVFGKVLVESGIGKALADTLTSIHLPLVPAAFILSLALRASQGSATVAILTTCGLLSEAVSGLNQMQLVLVTLSACFGGLGLSHVNDSGFWIVTKYLGLSVADGLRTWTVLTTILGLAGFLFTWALWLVM; encoded by the coding sequence ATGGCCACCTCGCTCTTACTCTGCATCGCTATCGCCGGGGTATTACTCCTGCTGCTGATGGTCATTAAATTTAAAATTCAGCCCTTTGTCGCCCTGCTGGTTGTCAGTTTACTCGTTGCCCTGGCAACCGGTATTCCGACTGGCGAAGTGATGAAAGTGATTACCTCCGGCATGGGCGGTATTCTCGGTTCAGTGGCGATTATTATCGGCCTCGGTGCCATGCTCGGCAGAATGATTGAAGTGTCCGGCGGCGCGGAATCCTTAGCGCACCGCTTTGCCCAGTTAATGGGGCCGGGGTTAATGGTGGCAGCATTAACCATCGCCGCCTTTATTTTAGGTATTCCGGTCTTTTTCGATGTCGGCTTTATTATTCTCGCCCCGATTATTTACGGCTTTGCGAAAGTCGCTAAAGTCTCTCCGATTAAATTCGGTTTACCCGTCGCAGGCGTCATGCTGACGGTACACGTCGCCCTGCCGCCCCACCCCGGCCCGGTTGCCGCCGCAGGCCTGTTGAATGCAGATATCGGCTGGCTGACCATTATTGGCCTGCTGGTGTCGATTCCTGTCGGCATCATCAGCTATTGGGCAGCCAAAGCCATGAATCGCCGTAAGTATGCGCTTTCCGTTGAGGTATTGGAGCAATTACAGCTGGCCAAACCGGAAGACACCACGCCGAACACAGCGCCCGTATCAGCCCCTTCTGCTGGGCTGATCGCCGCGCTCATTGCGATTCCTATCGCCATCATCATGCTCGGCACCGTGTCTGCGACCATTCTGCCCGCAGGACACCCGGTGCGTAACGTGATGTCGCTGGTCGGTTCTCCCGCCGTGGCGCTGCTGATTGCACTGGCACTCGCATTCTGGCTGATTGCCCTGCGTCGCGGCTGGTCGCTGGAAAAAGCCAGCGGTGTGATGGGCGATGCCATGCCTGCTGCCGCGATGGTAATTATGGTGACCGGTGCGGGTGGCGTGTTTGGTAAAGTGTTGGTGGAATCGGGCATCGGTAAAGCGCTGGCGGATACGCTGACCAGCATTCACCTGCCGCTGGTGCCTGCCGCCTTTATTCTGTCGCTGGCGCTGCGAGCCTCGCAAGGTTCAGCCACCGTTGCCATTCTCACCACCTGCGGCCTATTGAGCGAAGCCGTTAGCGGCCTGAACCAGATGCAACTGGTGCTGGTGACGCTCTCTGCCTGCTTTGGCGGACTAGGCCTGTCACACGTCAATGACTCCGGTTTCTGGATCGTCACCAAATATCTGGGGCTGTCCGTCGCCGATGGCCTGCGCACCTGGACGGTGCTAACGACGATACTCGGGTTGGCTGGGTTCCTCTTCACCTGGGCGCTTTGGCTGGTCATGTAA
- a CDS encoding MCP four helix bundle domain-containing protein — protein MNFIAKIKLGTMLGTGFASVIIIGLMVAVLGRFHLVDLGEDIESLSEKNLASLILIQDAKSGFDAVARSVRNIGLTDDRNRIQEEKRLIDQQIARNTEILTKLYEHLSEAETRGLLESLTQARPAYRDAVNKAVELGLSENAEERARAVQLMVNEMQVTQAPVFAALDSMAQFQKKRTQNMATNAMQEARSDGNTLILFAAIAALVGILVSVLITRTIKGLLGGEVTYAAQIAQAVAQGNLAVNVNLRPGDNHSVLAAMNGMRKSLSGIVEQVRESSESIATGASQIAAGSTDLSQRTEEQAANLQQTAASMEEMSQTVRQNTDTVRNAAQLSQAASNTAAKGGEAVGNIVITMKEITDSSHKIGDIISVIDGIAFQTNILALNAAVEAARAGEQGRGFAVVAGEVRSLAQRSATAAKEIKELIGHSVEKVEIGSRLVGDAGTTIEELVRQARHVADLINEIGVTTQEQESGVSQIHDAVNQLDQVTQQNAALVEQSASAADSLSDQAARLVELMKIFIIEGGSSQRITPPLKRPDSAKLSLANPKSSTGSDSQNWEQF, from the coding sequence ATGAATTTTATAGCAAAAATTAAGCTTGGCACCATGCTAGGTACTGGCTTTGCCTCTGTCATCATCATCGGCCTGATGGTCGCCGTTCTGGGGCGCTTTCATCTGGTCGACCTAGGCGAAGATATTGAATCACTGTCAGAAAAAAATCTGGCCAGTCTTATCCTGATACAGGACGCCAAGAGCGGTTTTGATGCCGTGGCACGCTCGGTGCGTAATATCGGGCTGACCGATGACAGAAACCGCATTCAGGAAGAAAAGCGCCTGATCGATCAGCAAATTGCCCGTAACACCGAAATCCTGACCAAACTGTACGAACATCTGTCTGAAGCGGAAACCCGCGGTTTACTGGAAAGCCTGACACAGGCGCGCCCGGCTTACCGGGATGCCGTGAATAAGGCGGTTGAGCTTGGTCTGTCCGAAAATGCCGAAGAAAGAGCGCGTGCCGTGCAACTCATGGTCAATGAGATGCAGGTTACACAGGCTCCTGTTTTCGCAGCATTGGACAGCATGGCGCAATTCCAGAAAAAACGGACGCAGAATATGGCGACAAACGCCATGCAGGAAGCACGCTCAGACGGTAACACCCTGATTCTCTTCGCCGCGATTGCTGCTCTGGTCGGTATTCTGGTTTCCGTACTGATTACCCGCACCATCAAAGGCTTACTGGGTGGTGAAGTAACTTACGCCGCACAGATCGCTCAGGCCGTTGCACAGGGAAATCTGGCCGTCAACGTCAACCTGCGCCCCGGTGACAACCACAGCGTGCTGGCAGCCATGAACGGTATGCGCAAAAGCCTGAGTGGGATTGTTGAACAGGTGCGTGAGAGCAGTGAATCCATCGCAACTGGCGCCAGCCAGATCGCCGCTGGCAGCACCGACCTCAGCCAGCGCACGGAAGAACAGGCAGCCAATCTGCAACAAACCGCTGCCTCCATGGAAGAAATGAGCCAGACCGTGCGCCAAAACACCGATACGGTGCGTAACGCCGCTCAGTTGTCGCAGGCCGCCAGCAATACCGCCGCTAAAGGCGGCGAAGCCGTCGGCAACATCGTTATCACCATGAAAGAAATTACCGACAGCTCGCACAAAATTGGCGACATCATCAGCGTCATTGATGGCATCGCTTTCCAGACCAACATTTTGGCACTCAACGCAGCGGTGGAAGCCGCTCGGGCTGGCGAACAGGGCCGAGGCTTTGCCGTAGTCGCAGGCGAAGTTCGCTCACTGGCACAACGTTCTGCAACCGCGGCTAAAGAGATCAAAGAACTGATCGGCCACAGCGTAGAGAAAGTCGAGATAGGCTCCAGACTGGTCGGCGATGCGGGAACAACGATTGAAGAACTGGTTCGTCAGGCACGCCACGTTGCCGATCTGATTAACGAAATTGGCGTCACTACGCAGGAACAAGAATCTGGCGTCTCACAGATTCATGATGCCGTTAACCAGCTTGATCAGGTCACACAGCAGAACGCCGCCCTCGTTGAGCAATCCGCTTCTGCCGCCGATAGCCTGAGCGATCAGGCAGCCCGTCTGGTCGAGCTGATGAAAATCTTCATCATTGAAGGCGGATCGTCACAGCGCATTACACCGCCGTTGAAACGACCTGACAGCGCCAAGCTCTCTCTCGCGAATCCTAAAAGCAGCACGGGAAGCGATAGCCAAAACTGGGAACAGTTCTAA
- a CDS encoding MCP four helix bundle domain-containing protein, protein MQNKRKMKLGTQVGSGFAIVIVIGLLVAIFGRMHLVGLGNTTDRLAKHHLANLIVLQELKDNLNVTIKATLRMLIATEQKVLEDNQKLIEATSAKNTKLVTQLEENLRATEVRNILGELQQNRTEFATVGRQAVALSLSNRQAESIELVKTQLEPIQTRLFNNLNTMIQLQKDYTTQTAASAVEESYDDGNSLLILAVIASLLGACIAWLITRHIKKQLGGEPAYATQVTQEIAQGNLAIPVELASGDNTSLLFAMNNMRKSLSSIVEQVRESSESIATGASQIAAGSTDLSQRTEEQAANLQQTAASTEEMSQTVRQNADTVRNAAQLAQAASDTAAKGGEAVGNIVITMKEITDSSHKIGDIISVIDGIAFQTNILALNAAVEAARAGEQGRGFAVVAGEVRSLAQRSATAAKEIKELIGHSVEKVEVGSRLVSDAGTTIEELVRQARNVADLINEIGVTTQEQESGVSQIHDAVNQLDKVTQQNAALVEQSASAADSLSDQAAHLVELMKTFTVEGGSSQRMATPLKRPTSATLSLARPKSSTGSDKQNWETF, encoded by the coding sequence ATGCAGAATAAAAGAAAAATGAAACTGGGTACTCAGGTCGGTTCGGGTTTTGCCATTGTTATTGTTATCGGCCTATTAGTGGCCATTTTCGGCAGAATGCATCTGGTTGGCCTCGGTAATACCACTGACAGGCTGGCGAAACACCACCTTGCCAACCTCATCGTGCTACAAGAATTGAAAGATAATCTTAACGTCACGATCAAAGCCACGTTACGTATGCTTATCGCAACCGAACAAAAGGTTCTGGAAGACAATCAAAAACTGATTGAAGCCACGAGCGCCAAAAACACCAAGCTCGTCACTCAGTTGGAAGAAAATTTACGGGCAACCGAAGTCCGCAATATTCTCGGTGAACTTCAGCAAAATCGCACTGAATTTGCCACCGTGGGCCGCCAGGCCGTCGCGCTGTCACTCAGCAACAGGCAGGCTGAATCTATCGAGTTGGTTAAAACCCAGCTTGAGCCCATACAAACCCGGCTTTTTAACAACCTGAACACCATGATTCAGTTGCAGAAAGACTACACCACGCAAACAGCAGCCAGTGCAGTTGAAGAGTCCTACGATGATGGCAATTCATTACTGATTCTGGCTGTCATCGCCTCATTGCTCGGCGCCTGCATCGCCTGGCTTATTACCCGCCATATCAAGAAGCAATTGGGCGGCGAACCTGCCTATGCCACACAGGTCACACAAGAAATCGCGCAAGGTAATCTCGCGATACCAGTCGAGCTCGCGTCAGGCGACAATACCAGCTTGCTGTTTGCAATGAATAACATGCGCAAAAGCTTAAGCAGCATTGTTGAGCAAGTGCGTGAGAGCAGCGAATCTATCGCAACCGGTGCCAGCCAGATTGCCGCAGGCAGCACTGATCTCAGCCAGCGCACTGAAGAGCAGGCGGCGAATCTGCAACAAACCGCCGCCTCCACGGAAGAAATGAGCCAGACCGTGCGTCAGAATGCCGATACGGTGCGCAATGCCGCTCAACTGGCGCAAGCTGCCAGCGATACCGCTGCTAAAGGCGGCGAAGCCGTCGGCAACATCGTTATCACCATGAAAGAAATTACTGACAGCTCGCACAAAATTGGCGACATCATTAGCGTCATCGATGGCATCGCTTTCCAGACCAACATTCTGGCGCTTAACGCCGCAGTGGAAGCCGCACGGGCTGGCGAGCAAGGCCGTGGCTTTGCCGTGGTGGCAGGCGAGGTTCGCTCGCTGGCACAGCGTTCTGCAACGGCAGCCAAAGAGATTAAAGAGCTGATCGGCCACAGCGTCGAGAAAGTCGAGGTTGGTTCCAGACTGGTCAGTGATGCGGGGACGACAATCGAAGAACTGGTGCGTCAGGCGCGCAACGTTGCCGACCTGATTAATGAAATTGGCGTCACCACGCAGGAGCAAGAATCCGGCGTCTCGCAGATCCATGATGCTGTTAATCAGCTTGATAAGGTGACGCAGCAGAATGCCGCGCTTGTTGAGCAATCCGCTTCCGCTGCCGATAGCCTGAGCGATCAAGCGGCTCATCTGGTCGAGCTGATGAAAACCTTCACCGTTGAGGGCGGATCGTCACAGCGCATGGCGACACCGTTGAAAAGACCCACCAGCGCCACGCTCTCTCTCGCCAGACCTAAAAGCAGCACGGGAAGCGATAAGCAAAACTGGGAAACCTTTTAA
- a CDS encoding MCP four helix bundle domain-containing protein produces the protein MNLIKNSSLGKMLGTGFTLVIAIGFLVAVFGRIQLDKLGENIQLLSQVRITNLLMMQEFKDNINTNAIAIRNLTMLEDSQQMQGEKARIEEMISRNNALLSKIHDAAVEQRAQELVAVLERVRPAYSSSYKEAIALATANKNSEAQHLLLTDVRVKQDAVFQALNDMVNWQEKLTAEIAEQSLKNATSAGTLMVIIALLSVVLGAMISWWITRAIKRQLGGEPAYTLEVTRQVAQGNLAVAIELRDGDTTSVLAAMEDMRQNLSNLVGQVHQSSESIATGATQIAMGNTDLSQRTEEQAANLQETAASMEQMNTTVKQNAATVRTATELAHSASTTAQKGGDAVNNVVRTMEDITASSRKIGDIIGVIDSIAFQTNILALNAAVEAARAGEQGRGFAVVAGEVRSLAQRSASAAREIKDLISVSVSNVEMGEKLVNDAGITIKDIVEKSQQVANLLNEIGLTTHEQEQGVSQVNDAVNQLDQVTQQNAALVEESASAADSLSEQARTLLELMGVFKISGVQTPAPRLASQMKQPTAPRLALAGKSGSTSSNNWETF, from the coding sequence ATGAATCTCATAAAAAATAGTAGCCTGGGTAAAATGCTAGGGACTGGCTTTACCCTGGTCATCGCTATCGGATTTCTGGTGGCGGTATTTGGCCGTATCCAGTTAGACAAGCTCGGAGAAAACATCCAGCTGTTATCGCAGGTTCGCATCACCAACCTCCTGATGATGCAGGAATTTAAAGACAACATAAACACCAACGCGATCGCCATCAGAAACCTGACGATGCTGGAAGACAGCCAGCAAATGCAAGGAGAGAAAGCGCGTATTGAGGAGATGATTTCCCGTAATAACGCATTACTCTCAAAAATACACGACGCCGCCGTCGAGCAACGTGCTCAGGAACTGGTCGCGGTACTGGAGCGCGTACGTCCGGCCTATAGCAGTAGCTATAAAGAGGCCATCGCATTGGCAACGGCGAACAAGAACAGCGAAGCTCAACATCTGTTATTAACAGACGTGCGTGTCAAGCAGGATGCCGTCTTCCAAGCCCTGAATGACATGGTTAACTGGCAAGAGAAGCTCACGGCTGAAATCGCCGAGCAGTCTTTAAAGAACGCCACTAGCGCAGGTACGTTGATGGTCATTATCGCCCTGCTTTCTGTCGTGCTGGGAGCAATGATCTCATGGTGGATTACCCGAGCCATTAAACGTCAGCTCGGGGGAGAACCAGCCTACACATTGGAAGTCACGCGTCAGGTTGCACAGGGGAATCTGGCCGTTGCGATTGAACTGCGCGACGGTGATACCACCAGCGTGCTGGCCGCGATGGAAGATATGCGTCAAAACCTGAGCAACCTCGTCGGTCAGGTGCATCAGAGCAGCGAATCTATCGCTACGGGCGCGACGCAGATTGCGATGGGCAACACCGATCTAAGCCAACGCACGGAAGAGCAGGCTGCGAATCTTCAGGAAACCGCCGCCTCAATGGAACAAATGAATACCACGGTGAAGCAGAATGCTGCGACCGTGCGCACCGCCACAGAACTGGCCCATTCCGCCAGCACCACGGCGCAAAAAGGTGGCGATGCGGTCAATAACGTTGTACGTACCATGGAAGATATCACCGCCAGCTCACGTAAGATCGGCGATATTATCGGCGTCATCGATAGCATTGCTTTCCAGACCAACATTCTGGCGCTCAATGCTGCCGTTGAAGCAGCCAGAGCCGGTGAACAAGGCCGTGGCTTCGCTGTGGTCGCCGGTGAAGTACGTTCTCTGGCGCAGCGTTCCGCTTCCGCCGCGCGTGAAATCAAAGATCTGATTAGCGTAAGCGTGTCTAACGTGGAAATGGGTGAGAAGCTGGTTAATGATGCGGGCATCACCATCAAAGACATTGTCGAAAAATCCCAGCAGGTTGCCAACCTGCTCAATGAGATCGGCCTGACCACGCACGAACAGGAACAGGGCGTTTCTCAGGTCAATGATGCGGTGAATCAGCTCGATCAGGTGACTCAACAGAATGCCGCGCTGGTTGAAGAATCAGCCTCCGCCGCCGACAGCCTGAGTGAGCAAGCCAGAACACTGCTGGAATTAATGGGCGTATTCAAAATCAGCGGTGTTCAAACGCCAGCACCACGGTTGGCATCACAGATGAAGCAGCCAACAGCGCCGAGATTGGCTCTGGCAGGAAAATCAGGCAGTACAAGCAGTAATAACTGGGAAACCTTTTAA